A window of the Streptomyces sp. Ag109_O5-10 genome harbors these coding sequences:
- a CDS encoding protease pro-enzyme activation domain-containing protein — protein MRSNRAKVRASVSMAATLPMIAGALALGIPAAHAADSPARDTLKGTKPTWATARADKGATSNSAQLNARVYLAGQDAKGLAAYAKAVSDPSSPLYGKYLSAKQVQARYGATKAQVKAVKAWLTSSGLKVTEVTQHYIAVSGDVSAAEKAFGIQLHNYAKGSKTYRAPAATATVPASVSDAVLTVTGLDNAPHKATHDDTLPPPGAVFKNAGPFSSYFGSNIASTLPDAYGTKIPYAIQGYTGKQLRAAYGAGKYTGKHVRVAITDAFASPTIAFDAGTYAKAHGDAAWKTSQLHQALPANYTNTGADECDASGWYGEETLDVEAVHAVAPDADVTYVGAASCQDSDLLDALSKVVDNHLADIVSNSWGDIEGNETPDIAAAYDQVFQLGAVQGIGFYFSSGDNGDEVANTKTKQVDTPANSAWVTAVGGTSLAVGKGDKYLWETGWGTEKASLSADGKSWTGFPGPFTSGAGGGTSKTVNEPYYQKGVVPDSLAKANSSTGNRVVPDISAIADPNTGFKVGQTQTQADGTEAYSEYRIGGTSLAAPVIAAVQALAQEARGKAIGFANPLIYSKYGTKVYHDVTDKPTGKDLAVARVDFANGYDATNGLLTSVRSLGKDSSLSAVKGYDDVTGVGTPAGGYVTSYRNKR, from the coding sequence ATGAGATCCAACCGTGCCAAGGTGCGGGCCAGCGTGAGCATGGCAGCGACACTGCCGATGATCGCCGGCGCACTCGCACTCGGCATACCCGCGGCGCACGCCGCGGACAGCCCGGCCCGTGACACCCTGAAGGGCACCAAGCCCACCTGGGCCACGGCCAGGGCGGACAAGGGCGCCACCTCGAACAGCGCCCAGCTCAATGCCAGGGTCTACCTGGCCGGCCAGGACGCCAAGGGCCTCGCAGCCTACGCGAAGGCGGTGTCCGACCCCAGCTCGCCGCTGTACGGCAAGTACCTCAGCGCCAAGCAGGTACAGGCCCGCTACGGGGCCACCAAGGCCCAGGTGAAGGCCGTCAAGGCCTGGCTGACCTCGTCCGGCCTGAAGGTCACCGAGGTCACCCAGCACTACATCGCCGTCTCCGGCGACGTGTCCGCCGCCGAGAAGGCGTTCGGCATCCAGCTGCACAACTACGCCAAGGGCTCGAAGACGTACCGCGCCCCGGCGGCGACGGCGACCGTGCCGGCCTCCGTCAGCGACGCCGTCCTGACCGTCACCGGCCTGGACAACGCGCCGCACAAGGCGACCCACGACGACACGCTGCCGCCCCCCGGTGCCGTGTTCAAGAACGCCGGGCCGTTCTCCTCGTACTTCGGCTCGAACATCGCGAGCACGCTGCCGGACGCGTACGGCACGAAGATCCCGTACGCCATCCAGGGCTACACCGGCAAGCAGCTGCGGGCCGCCTACGGCGCCGGCAAGTACACCGGCAAGCACGTGCGCGTCGCGATCACCGACGCGTTCGCCTCGCCGACCATCGCCTTCGACGCAGGCACCTACGCCAAGGCGCACGGCGACGCCGCGTGGAAGACGAGCCAGCTCCACCAGGCGCTGCCGGCGAACTACACGAACACCGGCGCCGACGAGTGCGACGCCTCCGGCTGGTACGGCGAGGAGACCCTCGACGTCGAGGCCGTGCACGCGGTCGCGCCGGACGCCGACGTCACCTACGTGGGCGCCGCGTCCTGCCAGGACAGCGACCTGCTGGACGCGCTCAGCAAGGTGGTCGACAACCACCTCGCCGACATCGTGTCCAACTCGTGGGGCGACATCGAGGGCAACGAGACCCCGGACATCGCGGCCGCCTACGACCAGGTCTTCCAGCTGGGCGCGGTGCAGGGCATCGGGTTCTACTTCTCCTCCGGTGACAACGGCGACGAGGTCGCCAACACCAAGACGAAGCAGGTCGACACCCCGGCCAACTCCGCCTGGGTGACCGCGGTCGGCGGTACCTCCCTCGCCGTCGGCAAGGGCGACAAGTACCTGTGGGAGACCGGCTGGGGCACCGAGAAGGCCTCGCTGTCGGCCGACGGCAAGAGCTGGACCGGCTTCCCCGGCCCGTTCACCTCGGGCGCGGGCGGCGGCACCAGCAAGACGGTGAACGAGCCGTACTACCAGAAGGGCGTCGTCCCGGACTCCCTCGCGAAGGCCAACAGCAGCACCGGCAACCGCGTGGTCCCGGACATCTCGGCGATCGCCGACCCCAACACCGGGTTCAAGGTCGGCCAGACCCAGACCCAGGCGGACGGCACCGAGGCGTACAGCGAGTACCGCATCGGCGGCACGTCGCTGGCCGCGCCGGTCATCGCCGCGGTCCAGGCCCTCGCCCAGGAGGCGCGCGGCAAGGCGATCGGTTTCGCCAACCCGCTGATCTACTCCAAGTACGGGACGAAGGTCTACCACGACGTCACGGACAAGCCGACCGGCAAGGACCTCGCGGTCGCCCGCGTCGACTTCGCCAACGGCTACGACGCCACCAACGGCCTGCTGACCTCGGTCCGCAGCCTCGGCAAGGACAGCTCCCTGTCCGCGGTCAAGGGCTACGACGACGTCACCGGCGTCGGCACCCCGGCGGGCGGCTACGTGACGTCGTACCGCAACAAGCGCTGA